One part of the Vicia villosa cultivar HV-30 ecotype Madison, WI linkage group LG6, Vvil1.0, whole genome shotgun sequence genome encodes these proteins:
- the LOC131611035 gene encoding probable methyltransferase PMT19: protein SHFEFCPTNFTNYCPCEDPKRQKKFPNKQWFRKERHCPKTNERLKCLIPKPKGYQRPFHWPKSKDNAWFSNVPFTKLVEYKKLQNWIRLEGDRFVFPGGGTSFPDGVEGYVDDLKRILPVSLDSGLIRTVLDVGCGVASFGASLMEYDILTMSIAPSDEHEAQVLFALERGLPAMLGVFSTHRLTFPSNSFDMAHCSRCLVQWIAYDGLYLKEIDRILRPGGFWVLSGPPINWRVNYKAWQTESTVLEKQQNSLEQLAIQMCWEKVAEGGQFAIWQKPINHIKCKQNLNPTKFCNSSNPDDGWYTKMTACIFPLQEVKNRDEISGGVLEKWPMRLNASPPRLRNENEDGLTLERMYSEDNRIWKKRVSNYEVMLKSFSSGRYRNVMDMNGGFGGFAAAMVKYPVWVMNVVPFDAKSDYLGVIYQRGLIGTYMDWCEPFSTYPRTYDLLHASGIFSMYMNKCDITDIVIEMHRILRPEGSVIIRDDKDVILKVKEITDRMRWEGTILEADGNDNGSSSHIEMIMVFNSTKY from the exons TCCCACTTTGAATTCTGTCCAACAAACTTCACAAACTATTGTCCATGTGAAGACCCCAAAAGACAGAAAAAATTTCCAAACAAACAATGGTTTAGAAAAGAACGTCACTGTCCAAAAACAAATGAGAGATTAAAGTGTCTTATCCCAAAACCAAAAGGGTATCAAAGGCCATTTCATTGGCCTAAGAGTAAGGACAATGCATGGTTTAGTAATGTTCCTTTTACTAAGCTTGTGGAATATAAAAAGTTGCAAAATTGGATTAGGTTGGAGGGTGATAGGTTTGTGTTTCCTGGTGGTGGTACTTCTTTTCCTGATGGTGTTGAGggttatgttgatgatttgaagaggattcttCCTGTGAGTTTGGATTCTGGATTGATTAGAACTGTTCTTGATGTTGGATGTGGG gTTGCGAGTTTTGGAGCATCTTTAATGGAGTATGATATATTAACAATGTCAATAGCACCAAGTGATGAACATGAGGCTCAAGTGTTGTTTGCTCTTGAAAGAGGACTTCCTGCTATGCTTGGAGTGTTCAGCACTCATAGGCTGACATTCCCTTCAAATTCTTTTGATATGGCTCATTGCTCTAGATGCCTTGTCCAATGGATTGCTTATG ATGGACTATACCTAAAAGAGATTGACAGAATTTTGAGACCTGGTGGATTTTGGGTACTTTCTGGTCCACCTATAAATTGGAGGGTAAACTATAAAGCATGGCAAACAGAGTCAACAGTGTTGGAAAAACAACAGAACAGTTTAGAGCAACTTGCAATTCAAATGTGTTGGGAAAAAGTTGCTGAGGGAGGACAATTTGCTATATGGCAAAAACCTATCAATCATATCAAATGCAAACAAAATTTGAATCCAACAAAGTTTTGCAATTCATCTAACCCAGATGATGGATG GTATACAAAAATGACAGCATGCATTTTTCCTCTTCAAGAAGTGAAAAATCGCGACGAAATCTCCGGCGGCGTTCTTGAAAAATGGCCTATGAGATTGAATGCTTCACCACCAAGGTTAAGAAATGAGAATGAAGATGGTTTAACACTTGAAAGAATGTATAGTGAAGATAATAGGATATGGAAAAAGAGAGTATCTAATTATGAAGTGATGTTGAAATCATTCTCTTCTGGTAGATATAGAAATGTAATGGATATGAATGGTGGATTTGGTGGATTTGCAGCTGCAATGGTGAAGTATCCAGTTTGGGTTATGAATGTTGTTCCATTTGATGCAAAAAGTGATTATCTTGGAGTTATTTATCAAAGAGGACTTATTGGAACTTACATGGATTG gtgtgagCCTTTTTCAACTTACCCAAGAACTTATGACTTATTACATGCTTCTGGCATATTCAGTATGTATATGAACAA GTGTGATATTACTGATATTGTTATTGAGATGCATAGGATTCTTAGACCAGAAGGAAGTGTTATTATTAGAGATGATAAAGATGTAAttttaaaagtaaaagaaataacAGATAGAATGAGATGGGAAGGAACAATACTAGAAGCTGATGGTAATGACAATGGATCTTCTTCTCACATTGAAATGATTATGGTTTTCAATAgtacaaaatattaa